A genome region from Brassica oleracea var. oleracea cultivar TO1000 chromosome C2, BOL, whole genome shotgun sequence includes the following:
- the LOC106325948 gene encoding calcium uniporter protein 3, mitochondrial-like, producing MSSKKTLVRNLFNISKTYSRISGLTRMRPPTKPGITPDAGDSGIRRRFLHKKAFSSPDFVPRGGNLMEKLRELTLSNNRLRLDEMLPPPTPEKTSPSNFPAVTVDDVKKLMRAAEMEMVKSKLREIGKNWVPLSEFVRVCGENSSDPEQGNRVANMLDQAGNVIVLGNFVCLKPEELTSAVAGLIPTNEPTRDAATIQEFEQLEIIKADIDKRADDMVRRELMAGLGFAVAQTIGFFRLTFWELSWDVMEPICYYVSSTYFMAGYAFFIRTAKEPTFQGFYKSRFQTKQKRLIKKLDFDIDRFTKLQKMHRPDFTKSGRC from the exons ATGTCGTCGAAGAAAACACTAGTTCGAAATCTCTTCAACATTTCCAAAACATATTCCCGGATCTCGGGTCTTACCCGAATGCGTCCTCCGACCAAACCGGGCATTACTCCTGACGCCGGAGATTCTGGAATCCGCCGGAGATTTCTCCACAAGAAGGCCTTTTCCTCGCCGGATTTTGTTCCAAGAGGGGGCAATCTGATGGAGAAACTCAGGGAGCTGACTTTATCGAACAATCGGCTTCGCCTTGATGAGATGTTACCGCCGCCGACGCCGGAGAAGACGTCTCCGTCAAATTTCCCGGCGGTTACGGTGGATGACGTGAAGAAGCTTATGAGAGCAGCGGAAATGGAGATGGTGAAATCGAAGCTGAGAGAGATTGGGAAAAACTGGGTTCCGTTGTCGGAGTTTGTCCGAGTATGCGGAGAAAACAGTTCGGATCCTGAACAAGGTAACCGGGTCGCCAATATGCTCGACCAAGCTGGAAACGTCATCGTTTTGGGAAATTTCGTCTGCCTTAAACCCGAAGAG CTAACAAGCGCCGTGGCTGGCCTAATTCCGACAAACGAACCCACTCGCGACGCTGCGACAATACAAGAGTTCGAGCAACTTGAGATTATAAAAGCAGATATCGACAAAAGAGCCGATGATATGGTGCGGCGAGAGTTAATGGCCGGACTAGGCTTTGCTGTGGCCCAAACGATTGGATTTTTTAGGTTGACGTTTTGGGAACTGTCTTGGGACGTGATGGAGCCCATATGCTACTACGTAAGTTCCACGTATTTCATGGCTGGTTACGCCTTCTTCATCCGAACCGCAAAGGAACCTACCTTCCAAGGGTTTTACAAAAGCCGGTTCCAGACCAAGCAGAAACGGTTGATTAAAAAGCTTGATTTCGATATCGACCGCTTTACCAAGCTACAGAAGATGCATCGTCCAGACTTTACTAAATCTGGTCGTTGTTGA